A genomic window from Silene latifolia isolate original U9 population chromosome Y, ASM4854445v1, whole genome shotgun sequence includes:
- the LOC141630284 gene encoding uncharacterized protein LOC141630284 → MEDFNNVLGMCERIGSEVSMVKMRDFQDCVANCGLNDLPAQGAFFTWTNTHEPGDMVFSIIDRAMTNDEWLVAFPDTTIVFQPEGLFDHCPCTINLLHVLEKRKDSFKYFNMWGADFEFKDTIKKVWDNYIRGYKMFQVMKLHNDPTNIVVQIEEREAATSFKGLEEARRRFLAQKAKVQWMEDGDDNTSYFHSAIKTRHIHNRILRI, encoded by the exons ATGGAAGACTTCAACAATGTTCTAGGAATGTGTGAGAGGATTGGCTCTGAAGTTTCTATGGTTAAAATGAGAGATTTTCAAGATTGTGTAGCTAACTGTGGATTAAATGATTTGCCTGCTCAAGGGGCGTTTTTTACCTGGACTAATACACATGAGCCAGGTGATATGGTATTTAGCATAATTGATAGAGCAATGACTAATGATGAATGGTTAGTAGCTTTCCCTGATACAACTATTGTGTTTCAACCTGAAGGGCTTTTTGATCACTGCCCTTGCACCATTAATCTGCTACATGTGTTGGAAAAAAGGAAAGACTCcttcaaatattttaatatgtggggggCTGACTTTGAGTTTAAGGACACTATTAAAAAAGTGTGGGATAATTATATCAGGGGATATAAAATGTTCCAAGTG ATGAAGCTACACAATGATCCCACTAATATTGTAGTTCAAATTGAAGAAAGGGAAGCAGCTACAAGCTTTAAGGGTTTAGAGGAGGCTAGGAGAAGATTCTTGGCTCAAAAGGCTAAAGTGCAATGGATGGAGGATGGGGATGATAACACCAGTTATTTTCATAGTGCTATTAAAACTAGACATATCCATAATAGGATATTGAGGATTTAG